In Desulfuromonadales bacterium, the genomic stretch GGCGAATGGCTGCCAGGTTGACAGGGAGCGCTTTACCCGTTAAGGTTTCGTCCTGCCATCCAAACCAAGGAGCTGCCATGAGCCCCACCGACGAAAGTCACCTGAGCTGGGACCTCACCCCCCTCTATGCCGGCCCTGACGACCCCCGCTGGGCCGTCGATCTGGAGCGGGCGCGGGAGCGCGGCAGATCTTTCCGCCACGATTTCCGCGGCCGCATCCGTTCGGAAAACCTCACCGCAGAATTGCTGGCAGCCGCGCTGCGCAGCTACGAGGAGCTGCAGAAGGCGGGCCTCAAGCCGTATCTTTACGCCCAACTTCTCTTCGCAGGCGACAGCGCCCCGGACCCCCACAAGGCCCTCATGGCCCGCGCCCGGGAGGTCTGGAGCGCCGTGGCCGAGGAAACCCTCTTTTTTGAGCTGGAACTGCTGGATGTCGACGAGGAACGGATGGCCGCCCTGTTCAGAGACTCGGAGGTGGCGCCCTATGTCCACTACCTGCAGCAGGTGAGGGTGCATGCCCCCTATACCCTCTCCGAAGAGGTGGAGCAGGCGCTCAAGCGCAAGGACCTCTCAGGCAGGGAAGCCTTCGTCCAACTCTTCGAAGAGTTGACCTCCTCGCTGAAGTTCACCTTTCGCCTGCCGATTGAGGAAGCGTCCCGGGAGGTAACCGGAGAAGAGTTGCTGGCCCTGCTCTATCACCCGGAGCGGGAGGTGCGAGAGAGAGCCTTCGCCGTCTTCCTGGAGAAGCATGCCGAAAACGCTCTGGTGCTCACCTCCTGCTTCAACAACCTCCTGCTCGACCATGGCAAAGAGGTCGAGTTGCGTCGGTATCCCGACCTCATGACCCCCACCCTTCTGGCCAATGAGACGGATGCCGCCATGGTGGAGCGCCTGATGGAGGTCACCGAGAACAACTACGGGGTCGCCCGGGAATACTTCGACCTCAAGCGCCGGTTGCTGAAGCTTCCGCAGATGAAGAACACCGATCTCTATGCGCCGCTTGGGACGGAGAGTCGGCAGGTTCCCTTCGCCGAGGCGAAAGAGACAGTATTGGCCGCCTTTCGCAGCTTCGCGCCGCCGTTGGCGAAGGCGGCCGAGGGGTTCTTCGCCAACCGGCGGATCGATGTGCTCCCCCGGCCGGGGAAGAGCGGCGGCGCCTTTTGCCAGGGGATGCTGCCGGGGCTTCACCCTTACGTGCTGCTCAACTACACGGGCACCATGCGGGATGTCGCCACCCTCGCCCACGAACTGGGACATGGCGTCCACTTCGCGCTTTCCCAAGGGCAGAATCTCTTCCATTACCAGGCTCCGCTCCCCTTTGCCGAGACGGCCAGCGTCTTTGGCGAAATGCTGCTGACCCGGTATCTCCTCGACCGCGAAACTAATCGGCAGGTAAAGATCGAGCTCCTTTGCGCCAAACTGGAAGACATTATCGCCACCACTTTTCGCCAGAACGTGCTCACCCGCTTCGAGCTGGCGGCGCACCGTCGGCGGGCCGAAGGGCTGCTGGCCCCCGACGATCTCTGTGCGCTCTGGTGGGCAGAGAACGGGAAGCTTTATGGCGACGCGGTGGAGATGATCGAGCCTTACCGCTGGGGCTGGAGCTACATCAGTCACTTTATTCACGCCCGATTCTACTGCTATTCCTACGTTTTTGGCGAACTGCTGGTGCTGGCCCTCTACCAGAAATACCTGGAGGAGGGGAGCGGCTTCGTGCCCAAGTTCCTGGAGCTGCTCTCCCGCGGTGGCAGCCGGAAACCGGCCGACCTGCTGGCACCGTTCGGCATCGATCTGACCGACCCGGACTTCTGGCAGAAGGGGTATGACTTCGTAGGTGGGTTGCTGCGGGAGTTGCGGCAGCTCGTGGAGCAGGAATAATTTTGTCGAAAGTGCTTTCCAAGTCACAGATGATCCGTTCAACTCAGAGTCGAAGAGGCGCAGAGACGCAAGAGTTCCTCGGCTTTTCTCCGAGATTCTGGGTCTCTGCGTCAAGCCGGCCTCAATAAGTATTGAAAAAATAGCTTGTTTTCTCGCCCAAAGTCTGTATGATGCGCGCAGACTGTTCATCGCCACGGTGGAAACGGCCCACGAGCCGTATTGACTCACTTGCTTTCACCGTGTGCTTCATCGCTCACTGGCCCCTCCTGCGCTCAGCTTCCTTATCGATCCTGCGGCAGCAATCTAGGTTGGCGACGATGTTTCATTGCCAGTCTGTGTCGTGCTGTCGCCGCCCTTCTCTTTAGAGCCATCCGTTTGGCCCTGCGGTTCGCACGTCCCACTCGTTCAGCGTTCCGCCGTGGCAGCCTGGCCGCGTCCCGGGGCAGGCTATCTTGTGCCTGCCGGTGACGTTGCCGGCCGCCGCATCGGCACGCGGGGGAACCGTAATGTCTTTTTCCGCCCTGCAACTCGATCCGTCCCTGCTCAAAGCCATCACCGATTGCGGCTACACCGCCCCGACCCCGATTCAATCCCAGGCCATTCCCGAGGCCCTGGCCGGCCGCGACCTGATCGCTTCGGCCCAGACCGGCACCGGCAAGACCGCCGCCTTCATGCTCCCGGCCCTGCAGCGTCTCGCCACCCTGGTCAAAGGGCCCAAGGGTGCCCCGCGAGTGCTGGTGCTGACCCCGACCCGCGAACTGGCCGCCCAGGTGACGGACGCCACCCGCACCTATGGCCGCTATCTGCGCATTCGCAGCGCCGTGATCCTCGGCGGGGTCCCCTATGGCCCGCAGTTCCGCGACCTTTCGCAGCCCATTGATCTGGTGGTGGCGACGCCGGGGCGTCTGCTCGATCATCTGGACCGGGGAAGCCTCGATCTGTCCCGCCTGGAACTGTTGATCCTCGACGAAGCCGACCGCATGCTGGACATGGGCTTCAAGGAGGATGTGGAGAAGGTCTGTGCCGCCGCCCCCAAGGGACGCCAGACCCTGCTCTTTACCGCCACCATGGATGCCACCATGGCGCGTCTGGCCGCCAGCCTGCTGCACGAGCCGGCGCGCATCGAGGTGGTCGGCAAGCAGACCACCCATGAGCAGATCGAGCAGCGCCTGCACGTGGCCGACAACCTCGAGCACAAGCAGCGCCTGCTCGAACGCCTGGTGAGCGAACCGGCCGTGACCCGTGCGATCATTTTTGCCGGCACTCGCCGGGACGCCGAACGCCTGGCCGGGGAACTCTCCAGCCAGGGACACCGGGCCCATGCCCTGCACGGCGAGATGAACCAGGTGGCCCGCAACCGGACGGTGGATAACCTGCGCAAGGGACGGGTGCGTTTGCTGGTCGCGACCGATGTTGCCGCCCGGGGACTCGACGTCAAGGAAATCAGCCACGTCATCAACTTCGACCTGCCCAAGTTTGCCGAAGACTACGTTCACCGCATCGGCCGCACCGGCCGGGCCGGCGCCTCGGGGACAGCCGTCTCCCTCGCTTCGGCGACGGACTTTGCCGCCCTGCAGCGCATCCAGCGCTTCATCGGCCAGCAGTTGCCGCAGCATGTGCTGCCGGGCCTGGAGCCCACCTGCATCCTGCGCGCGCCGGCCGAGAAAGCCCGCCGTCGTCCCGGCGGGCCCCAAGGCAAGGCCCGGCGCCCGTTTGCCGACCGCGACAAGGCCGGCGCCAGCAGCGGCTACCAGGGGAAGAAGGGTGCCGCCGGTTCCCGGCAGCCGGCCCGGGAGCCGGTGGTCTCTTACCGCAGCAGCAAGCCGGGCGGCAAGGGTGCGTCGGCACGCTGAAACACCGGAAACGATATAAACGAAACGGGCACCCTCTTCGCGGGGGTGCCCGTTTCGTTTTTCGGGGTGCTTCGCTCAACCTTGCGCTTCGAGCAGCACCTTGATTTGGGCGGCAATGTTCTCGGCGGTAAAGCCGAAGTGCTTGAGCAACTCGCTGCCCGGAGCGCTGGCGCCGAAGCCGGTCATGGCGACGACGGCTCCGGCCGGTCCGACATAACGCTCCCATCCGAGAGGAGCGGCCGCCTCCACTGCCACCCGCACCGGGCAGGCGGCCGGCAGCACCTCATCGCGGTAGCTGTGCTCCTGCGCCGCGAAAATCTCCCAACAGGGGAGGGAGATGACCCGGATGCCGAAACCCTCCTGCTGCAGCAGTTCGCGGGCGGCCAGCGCAGGGTGGACTTCCGAGCCCGTGGCGATGAGGATGGCGGCGAGCGGCCCCTCCTCCCCGGCCAGAACGTAGCCGCCGCGCCGCACCCCCTCGGCGGCGGCGTAGCGGCTGCGGTCGAGGACCGGCAGGTTCTGCCGGGAGAGAATGAGGGCGGTCGGGCCGGTTCGGTTCTCGATCGCCAGCCGCCAGGCCTCCGTTGTCTCGTTGGCATCGGCCGGACGGATGACGGTGAGGTTGGGCACGGCGCGCAGGCCTGGGAGTTGCTCCACCGGCTGGTGGGTCGGGCCATCTTCACCGAGGCCGACCGAATCGTGGGTGAAGACGTAGATCGGGGCGATCCCCATCATCGCCGAGAGCCGAATCGGGGGGCGCATGTAGTCGGCAAAGATCAGAAAGGTGCCTCCGTAGGGACGCAGCCCCGGGGTGTGCGCAAGGCCGTTGAGGACTGCACCCATGGCGTGCTCGCGCACTCCGAAGTGGATGTTGCGGCCGCTGCCGCCGAGGTGAAACGCACTCTGTCCCTTGAGTTCGGTGTTGTTGGACGGGGCGAGGTCGGCTGAGCCGCCGAGCAGAAAGGGGAGGCGGGTCGCCAGGGCGTTAAGGACGATGCCGCTCGCCTTGCGGGTCGCCATCTGCCCATCGGCCGGGGTGAAGGCAGGCAACTGCCGGTCCCAGCCGGAGGGGAAGCGCCCCTCGGCGGCCTCCCGCCAGGCGGCGAGGAGCATGGAGCCACCGTCGGCCCTTCCGGCCAGTTCAGCGCGCCAGGCGCGTTCCAGCTGCGCACCCCTTGCCTTGGCTGCGCCCAGGTGGGCCGCCACCGTCTCAGGGATAACGAAGGTGGCCTCCGGATCGCGTCCGAGGCGCGCCTTGAGCAGGCGCACCTCTTTCTGCCCCAGGGGGGCACCGTGTGCCTCGGGGGAATCCTGCAGGTTCGGCGCACCGGCGGCGATGTGGGTGCGGGCGATGATCAGCGACGGACGGGCATCATCCTTGGCTCGCTCGAGAGCGGTGTCGATCTCCGGCAGGTTCTCCCCCTCCACCCGTTGCACGTGCCAGCCGTAGGCAAGGAAGCGGGTCGCCACTTCCTCGCTGAAGGCGAGATCGGTCTCCCCCTCGATGGTGATGCGATTGTCGAGGTAGAGGTAGATCAGGTTCCCCAGTCGCAGGTGGCCGGCGAGCGACGCGGCTTCGGCAGCGACTCCCTCCATCAGATCGCCGTCGGAGCAGAGGCCGTAGACACGGTAGGCGAACAGCTCAGGGTCGACCTGCTCGGCCAGAAAGCGGCCGCCCATGGCCATGCCGACGCCGACGGCGAAACCCTGGCCGAGCGGGCCGGTGGTCGTCTCGACGCCCGGGGTGTGGCCGAACTCGGGATGCCCGGGGGTACGGCTGCCAAGTTGCCGAAAGTTCCTGATCTCCTCCAGCGGCAGGTCGTAGCCGCTGAGGTGCAGCATCGAGTAGAGAAGCATGGAGGCGTGGCCGCAGGAGAGGATGAAGCGGTCCCGTCCCGGCCAGTCGGGATTGCCGGGGTTGAAGCGCAGATGCCGGGTGAAGAGGAGATAGGCAATGGGGGCAGCTTCCATGGGGGTGCCAGGATGCCCCGAGTTTGCCTGCTCGACGGCGTCGACGGCCAGCAGGCGGATGGTGGCGATACTCTCTACGGCCTGGACCGGATCGATTGCAGGGTGCGGGTGCATGGGGTCTCCTTGCATGAATGGCATGTGTCGTCCCATTGAAACAGGAACTGGGCGATTTTTCAAGGGACGCGCAAGACAGGAGCAGATTCTCGGCTAAAATTGCTCTGGCGGGTGCGGGCGTCTTCTTCGCCCCCGCAAACTGAAACGGCTGCGGTGCAGACAACTGCTCTCTTCCGGGTAAGGCACCCCGTCGAGATGGTGCTGTCAACGACCGCACTCAGCACAAGGAGGTATGGGTTATGTTCTATTTCGCCTACGGCGAGAACATGGACGAAGCCACACTGGCGGCGCGTGGGGTGAGCTTCACCAAGGTCTGCACCGGCAAGGTGCGCCATCTGCGGCTGTCGTTTCAGAAACCCGGCGAGGATGGGACCGGCAAGGCCGACCTCAAGGATGACAAGGGGGGAGTGACCGAAGGGGTGGTTTATGATGTCCCCGAGGCGAGTCTGGCCAATCTCGATGTCTACGAAGGGGTCGACAAGGGGCATTACCGGCGCCAGACCGTGACCGTACAGACGTCGCGCGGCGAACTTGAATGTGTGCTCTACCGTGCGGCCAAGTTCAAAGGCGGCCTGAAGCCGAATTCGGCCTATCTGCAGACCATCATCCGGGGGGCGGAGGCGCATCGTCTATCACCGGAGTACATTACTTATCTTAAGTCGCACGATACCATGGCGCCTTCGGCGTAAGTGGTTCCGCTTGGCAGGGGGCGCAGCTTGCTGCGCCCTCTGACTCCGTCAGCCGCGGCGGAAACCGCAGTGGTCCATCAACACTTCCACCTTCTCCCGCCGTGAACCGCTCCAGCGCGCCAGCAGCCGCTCGGCCAGCGTGATGCCGCTTTCAGCTATCTCCTCGATCCCCTCCAGAAAGACCGCTTCGTCGAGACCGTGCTGGTTCTGTTGCCTTTGTCGTTGCAGGCCGGCCCGGGCGCTGGCCAGCACGTCCAGTGCAACTTCACGCAGGCTCCGGTTGCCGACCGGAGTTTTCAGGCCGAAGCGCCACGCCTGCCGGCAGAGCTCGGCGCGTTCTTCCGGTCGCTGAAACCTGAACAGGGACCAGACCTCATCGCCGGCGGCGCGGTCGTAAAGGATTCCCTTGAG encodes the following:
- a CDS encoding M3 family oligoendopeptidase; translation: MSPTDESHLSWDLTPLYAGPDDPRWAVDLERARERGRSFRHDFRGRIRSENLTAELLAAALRSYEELQKAGLKPYLYAQLLFAGDSAPDPHKALMARAREVWSAVAEETLFFELELLDVDEERMAALFRDSEVAPYVHYLQQVRVHAPYTLSEEVEQALKRKDLSGREAFVQLFEELTSSLKFTFRLPIEEASREVTGEELLALLYHPEREVRERAFAVFLEKHAENALVLTSCFNNLLLDHGKEVELRRYPDLMTPTLLANETDAAMVERLMEVTENNYGVAREYFDLKRRLLKLPQMKNTDLYAPLGTESRQVPFAEAKETVLAAFRSFAPPLAKAAEGFFANRRIDVLPRPGKSGGAFCQGMLPGLHPYVLLNYTGTMRDVATLAHELGHGVHFALSQGQNLFHYQAPLPFAETASVFGEMLLTRYLLDRETNRQVKIELLCAKLEDIIATTFRQNVLTRFELAAHRRRAEGLLAPDDLCALWWAENGKLYGDAVEMIEPYRWGWSYISHFIHARFYCYSYVFGELLVLALYQKYLEEGSGFVPKFLELLSRGGSRKPADLLAPFGIDLTDPDFWQKGYDFVGGLLRELRQLVEQE
- the tkt gene encoding transketolase, whose amino-acid sequence is MHPHPAIDPVQAVESIATIRLLAVDAVEQANSGHPGTPMEAAPIAYLLFTRHLRFNPGNPDWPGRDRFILSCGHASMLLYSMLHLSGYDLPLEEIRNFRQLGSRTPGHPEFGHTPGVETTTGPLGQGFAVGVGMAMGGRFLAEQVDPELFAYRVYGLCSDGDLMEGVAAEAASLAGHLRLGNLIYLYLDNRITIEGETDLAFSEEVATRFLAYGWHVQRVEGENLPEIDTALERAKDDARPSLIIARTHIAAGAPNLQDSPEAHGAPLGQKEVRLLKARLGRDPEATFVIPETVAAHLGAAKARGAQLERAWRAELAGRADGGSMLLAAWREAAEGRFPSGWDRQLPAFTPADGQMATRKASGIVLNALATRLPFLLGGSADLAPSNNTELKGQSAFHLGGSGRNIHFGVREHAMGAVLNGLAHTPGLRPYGGTFLIFADYMRPPIRLSAMMGIAPIYVFTHDSVGLGEDGPTHQPVEQLPGLRAVPNLTVIRPADANETTEAWRLAIENRTGPTALILSRQNLPVLDRSRYAAAEGVRRGGYVLAGEEGPLAAILIATGSEVHPALAARELLQQEGFGIRVISLPCWEIFAAQEHSYRDEVLPAACPVRVAVEAAAPLGWERYVGPAGAVVAMTGFGASAPGSELLKHFGFTAENIAAQIKVLLEAQG
- a CDS encoding gamma-glutamylcyclotransferase; protein product: MFYFAYGENMDEATLAARGVSFTKVCTGKVRHLRLSFQKPGEDGTGKADLKDDKGGVTEGVVYDVPEASLANLDVYEGVDKGHYRRQTVTVQTSRGELECVLYRAAKFKGGLKPNSAYLQTIIRGAEAHRLSPEYITYLKSHDTMAPSA
- a CDS encoding DEAD/DEAH box helicase is translated as MSFSALQLDPSLLKAITDCGYTAPTPIQSQAIPEALAGRDLIASAQTGTGKTAAFMLPALQRLATLVKGPKGAPRVLVLTPTRELAAQVTDATRTYGRYLRIRSAVILGGVPYGPQFRDLSQPIDLVVATPGRLLDHLDRGSLDLSRLELLILDEADRMLDMGFKEDVEKVCAAAPKGRQTLLFTATMDATMARLAASLLHEPARIEVVGKQTTHEQIEQRLHVADNLEHKQRLLERLVSEPAVTRAIIFAGTRRDAERLAGELSSQGHRAHALHGEMNQVARNRTVDNLRKGRVRLLVATDVAARGLDVKEISHVINFDLPKFAEDYVHRIGRTGRAGASGTAVSLASATDFAALQRIQRFIGQQLPQHVLPGLEPTCILRAPAEKARRRPGGPQGKARRPFADRDKAGASSGYQGKKGAAGSRQPAREPVVSYRSSKPGGKGASAR